Proteins from a single region of Nerophis ophidion isolate RoL-2023_Sa linkage group LG10, RoL_Noph_v1.0, whole genome shotgun sequence:
- the LOC133560756 gene encoding prostaglandin reductase 1-like isoform X2, whose translation MVQAKTWILTKHFEGFPKESNFQLKVVDLPEPKDGEVLLEALFLSVDPYMRPFSRVRMKEGDVMIGTQVAKVVQSKNAVFPVGMHVVGRSGWRSHTISDCSDLVPVMPDWPKDVSLSLALGIIGMPGLTALYGLEEVLELKAGETLLVNAAAGAVGSVVGQIAKIKGCKVVGSAGSDAKVAFLKELGFNETINYKTVGSLEEALRKAAPDGYDCFFENVGGPFSSVAIAQMKPFGRIAVCGSISTYNDTDPQTGPFPHMTMIVKQLKMEGFMQSRWEKKNPESLRRLMGWLKQGKLQNREHITKGFENMPAAFMGMLQGENTGKTIVEV comes from the exons ATGGTTCAAGCCAAGACGTGGATACTGACCAAACATTTTGAGGGCTTCCCCAAGGAAAGCAACTTCCAACTCAAAGTAGTAGATCTCCCCGAGCCGAAAGATGGAG AGGTGCTATTGGAAGCATTGTTTCTCAGCGTTGACCCTTACATGAG GCCGTTCAGCCGTGTCCGCATGAAAGAAGGAGATGTGATGATCGGAACTCAAGTGGCCAA aGTGGTCCAAAGCAAAAATGCCGTGTTTCCTGTCGGGATGCATGTGGTTGGTCGTAGTGGATGGCGAAGCCACACAATCTCTGATTGCTCCGACCTCGTCCCCGTCATGCCTGACTGGCCTAAGGATGTCTCACTGTCCTTGGCTCTGGGCATCATCGGCATGCCCGG ATTGACGGCTCTGTATGGACTGGAAGAAGTCCTTGAACTGAAGGCGGGCGAAACCTTGCTGGTGAACGCAGCGGCAGGGGCGGTGGGCTCAGTGGTGGGGCAGATTGCCAAGATTAAGGGCTGCAAAGTGGTGGGCTCGGCCGGGTCCGACGCCAAGGTGGCTTTCCTCAAAGAACTGGGCTTCAACGAGACCATCAACTACAAAACTGTGGGCTCCTTGGAGGAGGCTCTGAGGAAGGCCGCTCCCGACGGATACGACTGCTTCTTTGAAAAC GTGGGAGGCCCCTTCTCAAGTGTGGCCATAGCCCAGATGAAACCTTTTGGGAGGATTGCTGTGTGTGGAAGTATATCTACGTACAATGACACTGATCCTCAGACTG GACCATTTCCACACATGACCATGATTGTCAAGCAGCTCAAGATGGAGGGTTTCATGCAGAGCAGATGGGAAAAAAAGAACCCGGAATCCCTCAGGAGGCTGATGGGATGGCTGAAACAG GGCAAACTGCAGAATCGGGAGCACATCACAAAGGGCTTTGAAAACATGCCGGCCGCTTTTATGGGGATGCTGCAAGGAGAAAACACCGGCAAGACGATTGTGGAAGTCTAA
- the LOC133560756 gene encoding prostaglandin reductase 1-like isoform X1 yields the protein MVQAKTWILTKHFEGFPKESNFQLKVVDLPEPKDGEVLLEALFLSVDPYMRPFSRVRMKEGDVMIGTQVAKKQTVQMLVADSSGCSWNVFDLSFRGFFQRTSYTAGVFFFFVCRVVQSKNAVFPVGMHVVGRSGWRSHTISDCSDLVPVMPDWPKDVSLSLALGIIGMPGLTALYGLEEVLELKAGETLLVNAAAGAVGSVVGQIAKIKGCKVVGSAGSDAKVAFLKELGFNETINYKTVGSLEEALRKAAPDGYDCFFENVGGPFSSVAIAQMKPFGRIAVCGSISTYNDTDPQTGPFPHMTMIVKQLKMEGFMQSRWEKKNPESLRRLMGWLKQGKLQNREHITKGFENMPAAFMGMLQGENTGKTIVEV from the exons ATGGTTCAAGCCAAGACGTGGATACTGACCAAACATTTTGAGGGCTTCCCCAAGGAAAGCAACTTCCAACTCAAAGTAGTAGATCTCCCCGAGCCGAAAGATGGAG AGGTGCTATTGGAAGCATTGTTTCTCAGCGTTGACCCTTACATGAG GCCGTTCAGCCGTGTCCGCATGAAAGAAGGAGATGTGATGATCGGAACTCAAGTGGCCAA GAAACAAACTGTCCAAATGCTGGTGGCTGACTCATCGGGCTGCAGCTGGAATGTTTTTGATTTGTCATTCAGGGGATTTTTCCAGAGAACTTCTTATACTgcaggggttttttttttttttgtctgtagaGTGGTCCAAAGCAAAAATGCCGTGTTTCCTGTCGGGATGCATGTGGTTGGTCGTAGTGGATGGCGAAGCCACACAATCTCTGATTGCTCCGACCTCGTCCCCGTCATGCCTGACTGGCCTAAGGATGTCTCACTGTCCTTGGCTCTGGGCATCATCGGCATGCCCGG ATTGACGGCTCTGTATGGACTGGAAGAAGTCCTTGAACTGAAGGCGGGCGAAACCTTGCTGGTGAACGCAGCGGCAGGGGCGGTGGGCTCAGTGGTGGGGCAGATTGCCAAGATTAAGGGCTGCAAAGTGGTGGGCTCGGCCGGGTCCGACGCCAAGGTGGCTTTCCTCAAAGAACTGGGCTTCAACGAGACCATCAACTACAAAACTGTGGGCTCCTTGGAGGAGGCTCTGAGGAAGGCCGCTCCCGACGGATACGACTGCTTCTTTGAAAAC GTGGGAGGCCCCTTCTCAAGTGTGGCCATAGCCCAGATGAAACCTTTTGGGAGGATTGCTGTGTGTGGAAGTATATCTACGTACAATGACACTGATCCTCAGACTG GACCATTTCCACACATGACCATGATTGTCAAGCAGCTCAAGATGGAGGGTTTCATGCAGAGCAGATGGGAAAAAAAGAACCCGGAATCCCTCAGGAGGCTGATGGGATGGCTGAAACAG GGCAAACTGCAGAATCGGGAGCACATCACAAAGGGCTTTGAAAACATGCCGGCCGCTTTTATGGGGATGCTGCAAGGAGAAAACACCGGCAAGACGATTGTGGAAGTCTAA
- the txn gene encoding thioredoxin, translated as MVREVKDLDDFRQILKGAGDKLVAVDFTATWCGPCKMMGPVFESESQNPANKNVIFLKVDVDDCEDVSLNLKISCMPTFHFYKNGELVSEFSGANKDKLLECLSKYRT; from the exons ATGGTTCGCGAAGTTAAAGATTTG GATGATTTCCGACAAATTCTGAAGGGGGCTGGAGACAAACTGGTGGCAGTGGACTTCACCGCCACATGGTGCGGACCCTGCAAAATGATGGGGCCGGTTTTTGAG AGTGAATCGCAAAACCCTGCAAACAAGAATGTGATTTTTCTCAAAGTTGACGTGGACGATTGCGAG GATGTGAGCCTTAACCTCAAAATCAGCTGCATGCCCACATTCCACTTTTACAAGAATGGAGAATTG GTGTCTGAATTTTCTGGCGCAAACAAAGACAAACTTTTAGAATGTCTGTCAAAGTATAGAACTTAg